The Apium graveolens cultivar Ventura chromosome 10, ASM990537v1, whole genome shotgun sequence nucleotide sequence TAATCTATAGAACGCTAGGACAATAAAAACAACAAAATTGCTCCTCTTTTATCAAATCTCGTAAATATTGAGCAGATGCTATACTACCTCATCAAAATTATTGAAAATTTTTGTAAATGTTATACTTTTTATCTTTCTATTTCATAGAGTATATGATACAAAATACTTTAAGAAGAACTCTAGAATTTATTTCACATATATAGTTGCAGAAAAAAACTGAGATCATCACATATGTCACTTGGTCAATGTAGTCCAATCAATGAGAATGCAGTCTCCATTTTCACACTGGTATGTTATACACAACTTGTTGGCCCCAGTCCAAATGTATATAGTTGAAGACTTCTAGAAATTTCTTTATTCAGACAAATCAACAGCAGATCACATCTATATATATAGGCTGTCTGATAAGTCTTAGAAACCAAAAAAAGAAAGGGTGCAACAATGGCCAATCAAGTGAAGGTTTTTGGTGTATGGGAAAGTCCATTTAGTAAAAGAGTAGAAATTGCTCTGAAAATGAAGGGAGTGGAATATGAGTATGTAGAAGAAGATCTTTCTACCAAGAGTCCGGAACTTCTTAAGTATAACCCTATACATAAGAAGGTTCCTGTGTTCTTGCACAATGGGAAGCCCATTGTGGAGTCACTAGTCATTCTCGAATACATTGATGAAACTTGGAAATCAGGTACTCCACTTCTGCCTCAAGATCCTCATGAACGTGCCAATTCGCGGTTTTGGGCTAAATTTATGGATGATAAGGTATTTTTACACTTTGTTTATCACATACATCAATAAGTAAGGTCCAgtttaaataaaaacaaaatctGTGAAATCAAACATTCGACAGGATATACAATATGTAGGAACTACAAAAAATGCAGAACAAATTGTTTCTTTGATTTTCtatttaagaatagttttagttaaACCGCACCCTATATATTAATGCACCAAGGCACCTATAGTCCTACGCAATGTCGAAATTAATGCTTAAACTCTTTCTTCTCCCTTAGTTATTGCCAGCTGCAATCAAGTTTGTAAAGAGCAGAGAGCAAGATGTCATTGAAGAAATAGTTGAGCTGCTAAGTTTATTGGAGAAAGAACTCAAGGGCAAGAAGTTCTTTGGAGGTGAGAGTATTGGACTGGTTGACATCGCGTGTTGTATAGTAGCTCTTTGGCTTGATGTTATTCAAGAAGCTGTTGGTGTGGAGATGTTTACAAAGGAGAAGCATCCAAAATTATATAAATGGAGTGAAGAGTACATGAATTGCAGCATTATCAAAGAGACTTTGCCTCCTAGAGCTGATCTACTCGCCTTCTGGCAAAGCCGCCTCCAGCCTTCTGCTACTTCCACATAGTATAAACAGGATGCTTATTCATCAGTTGCTCTGCAGATAGAACTATTCGAGTTCTTAAGCAAACTATCATTTATATAGTCTTTAACTTTTTTACCAATGTTTTTTAGTTTTCCGAATCATGTACCACAAACTATCATTTGTAGTCTTTCTTATAATGCATTTAAGTGTTCGCGCTAGTATGTATGTTTTGTGTTTCTGTGACTGaaaggttttagatgagctggttactcaataTGGTATCAGAGTTTAGGCTGGCGGGAGAACTAAGGTTCGATTCCCAGTCACCCCCAATATTCTCACAATTTAATGTGGACACTAAAGGCAATTAATACCCCAAAGATGGGTGCCGGTGTTCCACTCTttgacccataaatgggctttcgagtgagggggagtgttaaatatatgatcctattgggtcattcctctaacaccttaagattttaaatgagctggttactcaacactTCATTGTTGATTCAATGTTTTGTTGAGCTTTCAAATTTCACTTTCGGAGAAGACAATGTTGTGACCTATGAATTGTGCATGAGGCCTCGTTTCCCTATCGCCCATGACCAAAGAGTCAAGTTAAAGTCTATACTAGCCTCACATAGTTTATCTCTTGCGTCAGCCTAGTGCAATTTTATAAAACATCTGATCCACAAATTCAAATCCATAACTTTAACttttgtaatatataatagatgatatCAAAGATTACAGGAGTTAATAATGTCATTTGCATCTCTGATCATAGTATGAAGCAAATCTaatggacatctgatctgagtagaagattaatgaactgttattttcagtaatcagagtaatcagttaagcttggggtcaaccctgagtaagttgtattattatcTGATCATTCGAAAACttcagagagtaccgacggatgaggaatatccatcgggataatAGTTTAGCTAGCCGACGGATGAGCAAgatctactcgacggatgagtaatatctactcgacggatgagcaatatctactcaatgGATGagcaatcactactcgacggatgagcaatatccatcgggagtagagaagtctggaaagctactcgagaactcaagaagatatcgaaaAGCCAATTTGAAGGACTggagattagagatatcgacaaatcattccttcactagagaactcagagttgtcgacaGGTCTacattcattcgagaactcagagatatctacaagttaaagtgaagatgtgaagactagagatctcgacaagctgaagacctctacaagtcaaactcaatatggagtgctagagatcttgataagcctatgtatttatcgagatgtcaagtgttctattaattcaaactggaaaTCTCGatgtacagtctcaaagtacagaattgcagatcagttcaatattcaagataaacaatcaacaaacaatccaacagctggattgataagtctacaaaaaacAGTTTGAAGAGTGTCCAAGATCAATGTCAAAGATTAACTGATtgaggaagattaaagtaaacacgggatgctaaagatatcctaagccagaaatggaagatttgtttttctataaatagaaatgacaagtgacagtttagaaaagctaatagcatgtttattattcactgtgtaaaccagcagttaactgagttataaagttaataCTGGTCATCTAGTTAAacgtaacaatttagatcaaatctcttgtatcactcttAAGAATAAGCTGtgctctttaacatcaaagagcttagaaattttgtagtaaaacagtcttaatttttaatataaaaattaagtgagatttgaagatttgtgttctttattttctgcaagtttagaTTATGCATGAACatttttctatacaagatttaatttattttgttcaattattaactttcaagaaaagcctaaaatcagaaaaacgcATTCACCCCCTCTGTATGTGATTCATTACTTATTACAAATTTCAACTTAAAAGAGCAACTCCAACCAAATAAACCTGTTAGCTATATAGTACAGTTGTCATGAAAACAgtagcacatatacataatttCCAAAAATAATCTGGCTCCCACGGGTTCAACCTGTTAGCCATAATTATAGAGGATGAGAATTGAGTCCGCAGATTTGTTGATTCCTTGCGGGTCTTCTATATGTCTCTATCCAACTTTCTAGTGTCCACGTCATCTAATACACTCAAGGCCCAAGTCCTCCTACCTTTACCAAAATTATTCATAAGCACTTTATATATTTATTTAGCAAAgctatttattaaaattattttaataaactacaaaatgaaaaattcataaaaataaataaattcataTCACTACCTCGAATtgaatttaaatataatataaaatatatattttaatattttcatGCCACTACCTCGAATtgaatttaaatataatataaaatatatattttaatatttaaataataattaataccATTTAATACATATTTAAAATATGATGATTATAATAGCTATTCATTATTATAACTAATTATTTCATAAGTTACAAGTTTGATTTTGTTTATAAGTTACACAATCCTAATTATTCAGTAGATTAAATTCAATGTACCATTGCTCATTAAAGGGACCTATCTTAATATAGCCGTCAGAAATATAATGTTTGAATTTGaaaatcatattaaaataatatttttgaaatatagcTAACCATTATAACTAATATCATTGGAGCACAACACCTTACAGATGCAGCAAATTTTAGCTAATCATTATTTTACAAAATTTTAGCTAACCATTATAACTATGTCCTTGGAGATGCTCTAAGTCAAGAAATCTGAAAGTTGCAACTTGGCGTAAACGTTAATATGTCACCTTCGCATCATAGGTTTTAACTTTGGAAGAACCTTAATTTTATAAGTCTTATGCTAATGACGAGACCTTCCTGCAGGCACCAGTTATTTTTGTATACCAGTTTTTAACTTTTTATTCATCTTCGTGTTGGTCACAAAATACACCCCTTCAAACATCGTCCTGAGGCAGGCTGCCCATGCATGAATAAATTGAACAATAAAGAGTAGTAAACATGTATACTTTCTGGTGCTATGGGATGTTATCAAAGTAAAAAGGCTTCCAGCCCAGAAGCCCTGCTGTAACCAAGTAAGCCATCTATCTATTCAAGCTTTTGACCTGGTATAAGATATTTTTGGGGTCTTCTTGTAACGGCTTAAGATTTTAGATGAGTTGTTTACTTAATAGAAGCAGCTTATTTGATATTTAGTGAGTTGTTTTGGTTAACTAAAGTTTTTGGCCTTTTAGCATTTGAAGCAGCGAAAGTCGATGAAGAAAAAACAAAAG carries:
- the LOC141689099 gene encoding putative glutathione S-transferase; this translates as MANQVKVFGVWESPFSKRVEIALKMKGVEYEYVEEDLSTKSPELLKYNPIHKKVPVFLHNGKPIVESLVILEYIDETWKSGTPLLPQDPHERANSRFWAKFMDDKLLPAAIKFVKSREQDVIEEIVELLSLLEKELKGKKFFGGESIGLVDIACCIVALWLDVIQEAVGVEMFTKEKHPKLYKWSEEYMNCSIIKETLPPRADLLAFWQSRLQPSATST